A part of Limihaloglobus sulfuriphilus genomic DNA contains:
- a CDS encoding TIGR02757 family protein: protein MNRISNNLPQILESLYHTYNRREYIASDPEEFIYEYPEPADMETVGFIACCFAYGRVAQFKKALRFVFEQMGTSPAAFVHDFRQNQRKRFAGFKHRFNTENDLCDMLTALRHILREHGSIESFFAGFYKETDANIIPAMTGFCGEFARLRERLCKSPADRGFGYLIPDPAKKSPCKRMNMYLRWMVRDDAVDPGLWKSIPASKLIVPMDTHLARITGILGFHAAKTVNLKTAVEVTGEFARICPEDPVKYDFCLSRIGIVEGCTGKPSEFCPKCGLNPFCG from the coding sequence ATGAACCGGATATCTAACAATCTGCCGCAAATACTTGAATCGCTTTACCATACTTACAACCGCAGGGAGTATATCGCCAGTGATCCGGAGGAATTCATCTACGAATATCCAGAGCCGGCGGATATGGAGACTGTCGGGTTTATAGCGTGCTGTTTCGCTTATGGACGCGTGGCGCAGTTCAAGAAGGCTTTGCGGTTTGTGTTTGAGCAGATGGGCACATCGCCCGCCGCGTTCGTACACGATTTCAGGCAGAATCAGCGGAAAAGGTTCGCCGGCTTCAAGCACCGGTTCAACACGGAAAATGACCTGTGCGACATGCTGACGGCTCTGAGGCACATTCTGCGTGAGCACGGCAGCATTGAGAGCTTCTTCGCCGGCTTCTACAAAGAAACAGATGCCAACATTATACCGGCAATGACAGGTTTTTGCGGCGAGTTCGCACGGCTTCGAGAGCGGCTGTGCAAATCTCCGGCTGACAGGGGTTTTGGATATCTGATACCCGACCCTGCTAAGAAAAGCCCCTGCAAGCGGATGAACATGTACCTGCGATGGATGGTCCGCGATGACGCGGTTGACCCGGGACTGTGGAAGAGCATACCGGCATCAAAGCTGATTGTGCCGATGGACACGCACCTGGCGCGTATCACCGGAATACTCGGTTTTCACGCGGCAAAGACAGTAAATCTCAAAACCGCGGTTGAAGTAACCGGCGAATTTGCCAGAATCTGCCCCGAAGACCCGGTGAAATACGATTTCTGCCTCAGCCGCATCGGCATAGTAGAGGGCTGCACCGGCAAGCCCTCAGAATTCTGTCCAAAATGCGGCCTGAACCCCTTCTGTGGATAA
- the dnaK gene encoding molecular chaperone DnaK, translating to MGKIIGIDLGTTNSVVAVMEGTAPKVLINGSGSRLTPSVVGFTEKGERLVGQTARHQQVTNPKNTIFSVKRFMGRKHHEVSSEEKTVPYEITGGSNELVKIKTRDKELTPPEISAMILQDLKKVAEDYLGETVDQAVITVPAYFNDAQRQATKDAGKIAGLKVERIINEPTAAALAYGLDQKKDEKIAVFDFGGGTFDISILDIGENVVEVLSTNGDGHLGGDDLDEVLINYLAEEFRKEQGIDLREDPMAHQRLKEAAEKAKCELSQQVEASVNLPFITADSSGPKHLQMTISRSKFEALAEGVFERLKAPCRQAIKDAKLNNGDINEILLVGGSTRVPKVVEIVREIFGKEPNKSINPDEVVALGAAIQGAILSGDEGVKDILLLDVTPLSLGIETLGSVMTKLIERNTTIPTSKKQVFSTAADNQTAVDIHVLQGEREFAKDNRTLGRFQLTDIPPAPRGVPQIEVAFDIDANGILHVSAKDVATGKQQSIEIKSSSGLSEDEIKKMTTDAEAHAEEDRKRRELVDQKNQADQVIYSTEKTLKEHGDKVSAETRSNIENAVNNLKEAVKTDDIEAIKKAVEKVSEAGQELGKVLYEEAAKKQQAAGGEGAAQDAGQQSAEEPKKGGDDVIDAEFEEKD from the coding sequence ATGGGTAAAATAATTGGAATAGACTTAGGAACAACTAACTCGGTTGTGGCAGTTATGGAAGGAACAGCGCCGAAGGTGCTGATCAACGGTTCCGGCTCACGGCTTACGCCCTCTGTAGTAGGTTTTACAGAGAAGGGCGAAAGGCTCGTCGGCCAGACCGCACGCCACCAGCAGGTAACAAACCCTAAAAATACTATTTTCTCTGTCAAGAGATTTATGGGCCGCAAGCACCATGAGGTCAGTTCGGAAGAAAAAACCGTGCCTTACGAGATTACCGGCGGCTCAAACGAGCTGGTGAAAATCAAAACACGCGATAAGGAATTGACCCCGCCCGAGATATCCGCAATGATTCTTCAGGATCTCAAAAAGGTTGCAGAAGATTATCTGGGCGAAACGGTTGATCAGGCGGTAATTACTGTGCCTGCATACTTTAACGATGCGCAGCGCCAGGCGACCAAGGATGCCGGAAAAATCGCCGGCCTCAAGGTTGAACGTATCATAAACGAGCCGACCGCTGCCGCTCTGGCTTACGGGCTTGACCAGAAAAAAGACGAGAAAATCGCCGTATTCGACTTTGGCGGGGGTACTTTTGATATATCGATCCTCGACATCGGCGAAAACGTTGTTGAGGTTCTCAGCACAAACGGCGACGGCCACCTCGGCGGCGACGACCTTGATGAGGTTCTGATCAATTACCTCGCTGAGGAATTCCGCAAAGAGCAGGGTATTGACCTGCGTGAAGATCCGATGGCTCATCAGCGGCTCAAAGAGGCCGCAGAAAAGGCAAAATGTGAGCTCTCGCAGCAGGTCGAGGCATCTGTGAATCTGCCGTTTATCACAGCGGACTCCAGCGGCCCAAAACATCTGCAGATGACCATCAGCCGCAGTAAGTTTGAGGCACTGGCAGAAGGCGTATTCGAACGGCTCAAGGCTCCGTGCCGCCAGGCGATCAAAGACGCCAAGCTCAACAACGGGGATATTAACGAGATTCTCCTTGTCGGCGGCTCAACACGTGTACCGAAAGTCGTTGAGATTGTACGCGAGATATTCGGCAAAGAGCCCAACAAGAGTATCAACCCCGATGAAGTGGTTGCACTTGGCGCGGCTATCCAGGGTGCGATTCTCTCCGGCGATGAAGGCGTAAAAGATATTCTTCTGCTTGACGTTACGCCGCTCTCGCTCGGTATCGAGACGCTTGGCAGCGTAATGACAAAGCTCATCGAACGCAACACCACGATCCCGACCAGCAAGAAACAGGTATTCTCGACCGCGGCAGACAATCAGACCGCAGTTGATATTCATGTGCTTCAGGGCGAGCGTGAATTCGCCAAGGACAACAGGACGCTTGGCAGGTTCCAGCTTACCGATATACCGCCTGCTCCCCGCGGCGTACCGCAGATTGAGGTTGCGTTTGATATAGACGCCAACGGTATTCTGCATGTTTCCGCCAAGGACGTGGCTACCGGCAAACAGCAGTCCATTGAGATCAAGTCAAGCTCCGGCCTTTCGGAAGATGAGATCAAGAAGATGACAACCGATGCCGAGGCTCATGCCGAGGAAGACCGCAAACGCCGCGAGCTGGTTGACCAGAAAAATCAGGCCGACCAGGTTATCTACTCGACAGAGAAGACGCTCAAGGAACACGGCGACAAGGTTTCTGCCGAGACACGCAGCAACATCGAGAATGCCGTGAACAACCTCAAGGAAGCCGTAAAGACAGACGATATCGAGGCTATAAAGAAGGCTGTCGAGAAAGTCAGTGAAGCCGGCCAGGAGCTTGGCAAGGTTCTCTATGAAGAGGCCGCCAAGAAGCAGCAGGCAGCCGGCGGCGAAGGTGCCGCACAGGATGCCGGTCAGCAGAGTGCCGAAGAGCCCAAGAAGGGTGGCGACGACGTTATCGATGCGGAGTTCGAGGAAAAAGACTAA
- a CDS encoding endonuclease III domain-containing protein, which produces MAMITAYGKKFDFNAVMAALLKAMPGYDVPIVTLIAVQEKDPFKILMSAILSTRTKDETTAAGSQRLFAKAPNAESLNSLPLKQIEKLIYPIGFYRNKAIAVKSAAKRILEQHGGKVPETLEELLAFDGVGRKVANLVLGEAFATPAICVDIHVHRISNRMGIIKTTDPHKTELDLEKILPRKHWIRYNTCLVAHGQHTCKPISPFCSQCVIKDHCKRVGVERSR; this is translated from the coding sequence ATGGCCATGATAACAGCTTACGGAAAGAAATTTGACTTTAACGCCGTCATGGCCGCCCTTTTAAAGGCGATGCCCGGCTATGATGTGCCTATTGTTACACTTATAGCGGTACAGGAAAAGGACCCGTTCAAAATACTTATGTCCGCCATCCTATCCACCCGCACAAAAGATGAGACGACCGCCGCGGGCTCGCAGCGGCTATTCGCCAAAGCCCCGAATGCCGAATCGCTCAACAGCCTCCCGCTAAAACAGATCGAAAAGCTGATATACCCGATCGGCTTCTACCGCAACAAGGCGATTGCCGTCAAATCCGCGGCTAAGCGGATACTCGAGCAGCACGGCGGCAAGGTTCCCGAGACATTGGAAGAGCTGCTGGCTTTCGACGGTGTCGGCCGCAAGGTGGCAAACCTGGTTCTCGGCGAAGCGTTCGCCACGCCGGCGATATGCGTGGATATACACGTTCACCGAATCAGCAACCGTATGGGGATTATCAAGACCACAGACCCGCACAAAACCGAGCTGGACCTGGAGAAAATCCTGCCGCGTAAACACTGGATCCGATACAACACCTGCCTGGTAGCCCACGGCCAGCACACCTGCAAGCCGATATCGCCATTCTGCTCACAGTGCGTCATAAAAGACCACTGCAAACGCGTCGGCGTCGAGAGGAGCAGATAA
- a CDS encoding platelet-activating factor acetylhydrolase IB subunit, whose protein sequence is MKKTAFLTLIISFSILLTGCSCEKVSKYPVEIGSHSAVTPVARSDRDWWMPRHEGVLEQVKDGNVDLIMIGDSITHGWDGKGKDVWQQYYAPRNAVNMGFSGDRTQHVLWRLENGEIDGIDPKLAVIMIGTNNSNWQDNTAQEIADGIVAICKKLRADLPQTKILILAIFPRGEGPSAQREKNQLASEMASKIADGKWIYYLDINDEFLDENEILSKDIMPDLLHPNENGYKIWAEAIEPTVKKLMGE, encoded by the coding sequence ATGAAGAAAACAGCTTTTCTTACCCTGATTATTTCTTTTTCAATTCTTTTAACCGGCTGCAGCTGTGAGAAGGTTAGCAAATACCCCGTAGAAATCGGCTCGCACTCTGCTGTTACTCCCGTTGCGAGAAGTGACAGGGACTGGTGGATGCCGCGGCATGAAGGTGTGCTCGAGCAGGTTAAAGACGGTAATGTTGATCTGATAATGATCGGCGATTCGATCACCCACGGCTGGGACGGCAAGGGCAAAGACGTGTGGCAGCAGTACTACGCCCCGAGAAACGCGGTCAATATGGGCTTTAGCGGCGACCGCACGCAGCATGTGCTCTGGCGGCTGGAAAACGGCGAAATCGACGGTATTGACCCGAAGCTGGCGGTAATAATGATCGGCACCAACAATTCCAACTGGCAGGACAATACCGCTCAGGAAATAGCCGACGGCATCGTTGCGATATGCAAAAAGCTCAGGGCCGATTTGCCCCAGACAAAGATACTCATTCTGGCGATATTCCCCCGCGGCGAAGGCCCCTCGGCACAGCGTGAAAAGAATCAGCTCGCTTCCGAGATGGCTTCAAAAATCGCCGACGGCAAGTGGATATACTATCTTGATATCAATGATGAATTCCTCGACGAGAACGAGATCCTTTCAAAAGACATTATGCCCGACCTGCTGCATCCAAACGAAAACGGATACAAAATCTGGGCAGAGGCAATCGAGCCGACCGTCAAAAAGCTGATGGGTGAATAA
- the ptsP gene encoding phosphoenolpyruvate--protein phosphotransferase, giving the protein MYSNKIKNYELSGYSISSGVGIGKAHIYRNVLQDMQDIYCIDANEVEKEYQRIKEAFDNVRGRLQKNQKEVERKLNSDFAAILSSHTKILSDSSLHQEIYETIKRSCVNAELVVLAVFRRLEARIRHAEDCRLAQRADDIADLARQVLRTLTGQASHRLADLPDNTIVVASELFPSDTVFFSRKAVSGVIVERGGPASHAAILTRELGIPAVSNIDNAVQKITQGENLIVDGTQGSVLIDPDEEMQRKFQKKQEDMSVRFAIAKQYSHEKAATLDGTEVEVTANISCREDAELAVKHGADGIGLYRTEQLYFGREDIPGEDELLETLQETLAPINTNIPVTLRLLDIGGDKLLPFLNHTNISEPLMGQRGVRFLLNFPDLLITQLRSFLRLSLSRSVRILVPMVTLESDMQAVRKFYEEAANDLSCHQPPLGSMIETPAAALCAETISKYSDFLSVGTNDLTQYTMAASRDDAEVADYFIHEHPSIFYLLRCVAKAADKKPIGVCGQLAGEANAVKRLLAMGFQELSVNPFQVPYIKQAVQDIYM; this is encoded by the coding sequence ATGTATAGTAATAAAATAAAAAATTATGAACTTTCCGGTTACAGCATCTCCTCTGGTGTTGGCATTGGCAAGGCACATATATATCGAAACGTTCTACAAGATATGCAAGATATATATTGTATTGATGCCAACGAGGTGGAAAAAGAATATCAACGCATAAAAGAAGCTTTTGATAATGTACGCGGACGTTTACAAAAAAATCAAAAAGAAGTTGAGAGAAAGCTAAATAGTGATTTCGCCGCAATTCTCAGCTCGCACACCAAAATACTCAGCGATTCTTCACTGCATCAGGAAATATACGAGACAATAAAAAGAAGCTGTGTTAATGCCGAGTTAGTGGTTCTCGCTGTTTTCCGGCGTTTAGAAGCAAGGATTCGCCATGCTGAAGATTGCAGGCTGGCTCAACGGGCTGATGATATTGCCGACTTGGCCAGACAGGTATTACGGACACTTACAGGACAGGCATCACATAGATTAGCCGATCTGCCTGATAACACCATTGTTGTTGCCTCTGAGTTATTCCCATCCGACACAGTGTTTTTTTCTCGGAAGGCCGTTTCAGGAGTTATCGTTGAACGCGGGGGGCCGGCCAGTCATGCGGCTATCCTCACCCGTGAACTCGGAATACCCGCTGTGTCAAACATAGACAATGCCGTGCAAAAAATAACACAGGGTGAAAACTTGATTGTGGATGGCACACAAGGAAGTGTTCTTATCGATCCAGATGAAGAAATGCAGAGGAAATTTCAAAAGAAACAAGAGGATATGTCAGTTCGATTTGCCATTGCTAAACAGTATTCGCATGAGAAAGCCGCAACTCTTGACGGAACCGAAGTGGAGGTTACAGCAAATATTTCCTGCCGTGAAGACGCCGAGCTTGCTGTAAAGCACGGTGCCGATGGTATCGGTTTATATCGTACTGAACAGCTATACTTCGGGCGTGAAGATATTCCAGGGGAAGACGAGCTTCTTGAGACTCTGCAAGAAACACTGGCACCAATTAACACAAACATACCTGTCACACTACGGCTGCTTGACATAGGCGGGGATAAGTTGCTGCCTTTCCTTAATCATACTAATATCTCTGAGCCGTTAATGGGACAGCGTGGGGTGCGTTTCCTTCTGAATTTCCCTGACTTGCTGATTACACAATTGCGATCTTTTTTACGACTTTCGCTCTCCCGTTCTGTAAGAATACTGGTGCCGATGGTAACCCTGGAGTCTGACATGCAGGCTGTTCGAAAATTTTACGAAGAAGCTGCAAACGACCTCTCTTGTCACCAGCCGCCGCTGGGCAGTATGATAGAGACACCGGCCGCTGCCTTGTGTGCTGAAACTATATCAAAATATAGTGATTTCCTAAGCGTAGGAACTAATGATTTAACGCAATACACCATGGCCGCAAGCCGCGATGACGCTGAGGTGGCTGACTACTTTATACATGAGCATCCATCCATATTTTATTTGCTGCGTTGTGTGGCTAAGGCGGCCGACAAAAAGCCCATCGGAGTGTGCGGGCAGCTTGCGGGAGAAGCCAATGCAGTTAAGAGGCTTCTTGCAATGGGTTTTCAGGAATTAAGCGTTAACCCGTTTCAGGTACCCTATATTAAACAGGCAGTTCAGGATATCTACATGTAA
- a CDS encoding sigma-54-dependent transcriptional regulator produces MMSGHILIVDDDQDMCEMLHDDLTQRGHRVQWHTSSERAFETFMRESFDTVITDLKMPGLNGIDFCNRLSKNRPDVPVIVITAFGTLNTAVEAIRAGAYDFVTKPIETDLLNIVINRALKHRSLQEQVTFLKKQNRRNAEDFGEFIGRSPAMERLFDQISRIADQQVPVLITGESGTGKELVARALHRHSKRRKASFIPVNCAALPGMLLESELFGHAQGAFTDARSDRRGLFTEANGGSLFLDEIAEIPLELQPKLLRAVETGSVRPIGENMELKSNVRIIAATNRDLEAAVEEGIFREDLFFRINVVRLIVPPLRARGRDILLLAQYFLQTIAQRDEKSVKGLSPSTAEKLLAYSWPGNVRELRNAMEHALALTRFEEVVVEDLPDKIRNYKSSQVVLGGSNPDELLTLEDVERQYVDYVLKAANGNKSVAARILGLGRRTLYRKLENWGI; encoded by the coding sequence ATGATGTCAGGACACATTCTTATTGTTGATGATGATCAGGACATGTGCGAAATGCTGCATGACGATCTAACCCAGAGAGGCCACCGTGTTCAATGGCACACCAGTTCGGAAAGGGCTTTTGAGACATTCATGCGTGAGTCTTTTGATACAGTCATAACCGACTTAAAGATGCCGGGACTCAACGGTATTGATTTCTGCAATCGACTCTCTAAGAACCGCCCCGATGTACCCGTAATTGTGATTACCGCTTTTGGCACTCTTAATACAGCTGTTGAGGCAATCCGGGCAGGAGCCTATGACTTTGTAACAAAACCAATAGAAACAGATCTGCTTAACATTGTTATCAACAGGGCATTAAAACATCGCTCGCTTCAGGAACAGGTTACGTTTCTAAAAAAACAAAACCGCAGAAACGCGGAGGATTTTGGCGAGTTTATAGGCAGAAGTCCGGCCATGGAACGGTTATTTGATCAGATATCCCGTATCGCCGACCAGCAGGTACCGGTTTTGATTACCGGTGAATCCGGAACAGGTAAGGAATTAGTTGCCCGTGCTTTGCATCGTCACAGTAAACGTCGAAAAGCCTCTTTTATCCCTGTTAATTGTGCTGCCCTGCCCGGAATGCTGCTGGAAAGCGAATTATTCGGCCACGCACAGGGTGCTTTTACAGACGCCCGCTCAGACAGACGAGGTCTGTTTACGGAAGCAAATGGAGGCTCTTTATTTCTAGATGAAATCGCTGAAATCCCGCTGGAACTTCAGCCAAAACTTTTGCGGGCGGTTGAAACAGGCTCGGTTCGTCCTATTGGTGAAAATATGGAACTAAAGTCAAATGTGAGGATTATCGCGGCAACTAACCGTGATCTGGAAGCTGCTGTAGAAGAAGGGATATTCAGAGAAGACCTGTTTTTCCGCATCAATGTTGTAAGGCTCATTGTTCCGCCTCTTAGGGCACGCGGCAGAGACATCCTGCTTCTGGCCCAGTATTTCCTTCAAACTATTGCGCAACGCGACGAGAAATCAGTAAAAGGTCTTTCTCCCTCTACGGCTGAAAAACTGTTAGCTTATAGTTGGCCGGGCAATGTTCGAGAACTCCGAAATGCCATGGAACATGCGCTGGCGCTGACACGATTCGAAGAAGTTGTCGTCGAAGACTTGCCTGATAAAATCAGAAACTACAAGAGTTCACAAGTTGTTCTTGGGGGCAGCAATCCGGACGAACTGCTCACTCTGGAAGACGTTGAACGGCAATATGTTGATTATGTTTTAAAAGCAGCAAACGGCAATAAAAGTGTTGCCGCACGTATCCTGGGACTTGGACGGCGCACGTTGTATCGCAAGCTGGAAAATTGGGGTATTTAA
- a CDS encoding sensor histidine kinase: protein MKVTLKFVIVLIVVLFAIRTFEGFLTVKRETKRLNTDIQRDALLLKNIITASVQSTWVSNGREQAIKLTDKFNMDEHPIHISWKPFEGHDGLNSQFDEGTLNKLKNGETVSLRQQRSKRGKVQYFFIPLDIPQADGVIQLAETLNERSRYLQNAWTREAIAGSMAFSLSGAVMFLLGFAIIGRPLNKLQDRIKGIGEGDMESRLVLRGHDELTALAGCLNDMCTKLHTAWQREITETKKRIAIMEQMRHMDRLTTIGRLASGVAHELGTPLNVISGRAGMIKDRVEILKNEQIQDNAEKIKLQAMRMTNIIRHLLDFARQTPPKRVKTNGGDVVRQAVELVNCLGYKANARMKLPQDTSSLVVDIDPVQIQQVATNLIENALQAMPEGGNVFVTVKSVPASPPEGVESHKGHFLQITVKDHGIGISDEYLDKIFDPFFTTKEVGNGTGLGLSITYGIVREHSGWIDVMSEEGKGSCFTVYIPQEFL, encoded by the coding sequence ATGAAAGTTACTTTAAAATTTGTTATAGTGCTGATAGTTGTGCTGTTTGCTATCCGCACATTTGAAGGTTTTCTGACAGTTAAACGGGAAACCAAACGCCTTAACACTGATATTCAACGCGATGCTTTGTTGTTGAAAAACATAATAACTGCTTCGGTTCAAAGCACGTGGGTGTCGAACGGCCGTGAACAAGCGATAAAACTGACCGACAAGTTCAATATGGACGAACACCCAATTCATATTTCATGGAAACCATTTGAAGGACATGATGGCCTCAATAGCCAATTTGACGAGGGCACATTAAACAAGCTGAAAAACGGTGAAACCGTATCCTTACGTCAGCAACGAAGCAAAAGAGGAAAAGTCCAATATTTTTTCATCCCCCTGGATATTCCGCAAGCGGATGGAGTTATTCAACTGGCCGAGACATTAAATGAGAGGAGCAGATATCTTCAGAATGCGTGGACTCGCGAAGCGATTGCCGGCAGTATGGCTTTCTCTCTAAGCGGTGCCGTTATGTTCCTGTTGGGATTTGCCATAATAGGTCGCCCGCTAAACAAACTTCAGGACCGGATTAAAGGTATTGGTGAAGGAGATATGGAAAGCAGGCTTGTGCTTCGTGGACACGACGAACTAACGGCACTTGCCGGCTGCCTGAATGATATGTGCACAAAACTTCATACAGCCTGGCAACGAGAGATAACCGAAACAAAGAAACGTATTGCAATCATGGAACAGATGCGGCATATGGATCGCCTTACAACGATTGGAAGACTTGCTTCAGGTGTTGCACACGAACTAGGGACACCCTTAAACGTAATAAGCGGACGTGCAGGAATGATCAAAGATCGCGTAGAAATCCTCAAAAACGAACAGATTCAAGATAACGCCGAAAAAATAAAATTGCAGGCAATGCGAATGACAAATATCATCCGTCACCTACTTGATTTCGCCAGACAGACCCCTCCAAAACGAGTTAAAACCAATGGGGGCGATGTGGTTCGCCAGGCAGTAGAATTGGTAAACTGCCTTGGCTATAAGGCCAACGCCCGAATGAAACTACCACAAGATACTTCTTCGCTTGTGGTAGATATCGACCCCGTACAGATTCAGCAGGTAGCTACGAACCTGATTGAAAACGCTCTACAGGCAATGCCCGAAGGGGGCAATGTTTTTGTAACTGTAAAATCTGTACCAGCCAGTCCGCCCGAAGGAGTGGAAAGTCATAAAGGGCATTTTCTGCAAATTACAGTAAAAGATCACGGCATAGGCATTTCTGACGAATATCTAGATAAAATATTCGACCCTTTCTTTACCACCAAAGAAGTAGGAAACGGCACGGGCCTGGGGTTGTCCATAACATACGGCATCGTTAGAGAACACAGCGGCTGGATCGATGTAATGAGTGAAGAAGGCAAAGGAAGCTGTTTTACCGTGTATATTCCGCAGGAGTTTTTATGA
- a CDS encoding response regulator: MPTEQPNELSKMPEDSSDSKRSPHILLIEDDEEMLNMLSEALMQEGYRVTKRMKAFDWILYCIHNAGENMSFSPDDRFDAVVSDIRMPKMGGLEALRIINALNCAETCPPAIFITAFGDDETHRMAEKLGDVEVLDKPFDVNDLIKKVQKLISSQI; this comes from the coding sequence ATGCCGACAGAACAACCAAATGAGCTTAGTAAGATGCCAGAAGATTCTTCTGACTCTAAACGTTCCCCTCATATTCTGCTCATAGAAGACGATGAGGAAATGCTCAACATGCTCTCAGAAGCACTTATGCAAGAAGGCTACAGGGTCACTAAACGTATGAAGGCGTTCGACTGGATTCTTTATTGCATTCATAATGCCGGGGAAAATATGTCTTTTTCTCCCGATGATCGTTTTGATGCTGTCGTCTCTGATATACGAATGCCAAAGATGGGTGGCCTGGAAGCCTTAAGGATAATCAATGCCCTCAATTGTGCAGAGACCTGCCCGCCGGCTATTTTTATTACCGCTTTTGGCGATGACGAGACCCACAGGATGGCTGAAAAATTGGGCGATGTGGAAGTTCTTGATAAACCATTTGATGTCAATGATCTTATTAAAAAAGTGCAAAAACTGATTTCATCTCAAATTTAG
- a CDS encoding IS30 family transposase, producing the protein MRAYKQLTEDDRIEIYAMKQAGNQQKQIAAALGVSPSTISRELARNTGLRGYRPKQAQQKALYRRMAARKAVKMKPETIEYIESRLRQQHSPEQIAKRMKTDPHWQGPAVSHERIYQHIWQDKARGETLYTHLRIAGTKQRRKRRNSRDRRGTIKNRVGIEKRPPVVERKNRIGDWEGDTVVGKNHQGALVTLVDRKSKLTLIGKVDRYTAEAVERTIIALIGTLPRRTYTLTVDNGKEFSNHESIAHNLKIKVFFADPYSAWQRGLNENTNGLIRQYVPKGSDIRMLTNQKIEHIMNRLNNRPRKSLGFLTPNEVFYKRKKLTG; encoded by the coding sequence ATGAGAGCGTACAAGCAGCTCACCGAAGACGATCGTATCGAAATATATGCCATGAAGCAAGCAGGAAATCAACAAAAACAAATAGCTGCGGCGTTGGGCGTTTCTCCCAGCACGATCAGCAGGGAACTGGCCCGCAATACAGGTCTGCGGGGCTATCGCCCTAAGCAGGCCCAGCAAAAGGCTTTATATCGACGGATGGCCGCCCGTAAAGCAGTCAAAATGAAGCCGGAGACGATAGAATACATTGAATCCCGCCTCCGGCAGCAACATTCGCCGGAGCAGATCGCAAAACGCATGAAAACCGATCCCCACTGGCAGGGGCCGGCCGTCAGTCATGAGCGGATTTACCAGCACATTTGGCAGGATAAAGCCCGGGGAGAAACCCTGTATACCCATCTGCGGATTGCCGGGACCAAACAAAGAAGAAAACGAAGAAACAGCCGGGACCGGCGTGGAACGATCAAAAACAGGGTTGGTATCGAAAAACGCCCACCGGTTGTAGAGAGAAAAAACCGCATCGGGGACTGGGAAGGCGACACCGTCGTGGGGAAAAACCATCAGGGAGCCCTGGTAACCCTGGTTGACCGCAAAAGCAAGCTGACGCTGATCGGTAAGGTAGATCGTTATACCGCCGAAGCGGTTGAACGGACCATTATCGCCCTGATCGGCACGCTGCCCCGACGAACCTATACACTGACAGTGGACAATGGCAAAGAATTTTCAAACCATGAATCTATTGCCCATAACCTTAAAATTAAGGTCTTCTTTGCCGATCCCTACAGTGCATGGCAGCGGGGCTTGAATGAGAATACCAATGGCTTGATCCGTCAGTATGTACCAAAAGGAAGTGACATCCGAATGCTGACCAATCAGAAGATTGAGCACATAATGAATCGACTGAATAATCGACCCAGAAAATCTCTTGGATTTTTAACCCCAAATGAAGTATTCTATAAGAGGAAAAAACTAACAGGATAA